Proteins encoded together in one Chitinophaga varians window:
- a CDS encoding YwbE family protein has product MHGRNRNDIYPGLEVAIILKKDQRTGKRTYGIVQDILTSAPFHSRGIKVRLEDGQVGRVAEINVTEED; this is encoded by the coding sequence ATGCACGGACGTAACCGAAACGATATTTACCCAGGCCTGGAAGTAGCGATCATCCTTAAAAAAGATCAGCGTACCGGCAAACGCACCTACGGCATCGTTCAGGACATACTCACTTCCGCGCCCTTCCATTCCCGCGGTATTAAAGTCCGCCTGGAAGACGGCCAGGTTGGCCGCGTGGCCGAAATCAATGTCACGGAAGAAGACTGA
- a CDS encoding slipin family protein, with translation MKRVLINAYEIGLVFKRGVYQRMLKAGSYWLFGEDVKVYDINTAFTAPVELNILLQDAALAEALHVIDVKETEIVLLYENGLLKKVLTTGRYTFWKNLIEYKFVRADISKVNITENIDRSTLNHKLVAPFVRSTVVENYEKAVLLIDGKYEITLSHGTYYWWKNDIPVLVSKVDMRQRQLEINGQEILTKDKAALRTNAWAQYRVDNIEKAMLLNKDHEKQLYVLFQLALREYIAGLGFDELMEKKDALSAFVLEAVSKNAEALGVTITSFGIRDIILPGDVKDIMNQVLVAEKKAQANIIMRREETASTRSLLNTAKLMEDNPMLFKLKEMEYVEKIAEKINNISVSGNGVLIDQLRQLFISK, from the coding sequence ATGAAAAGGGTACTCATCAATGCGTATGAAATCGGTCTCGTCTTCAAAAGAGGCGTATACCAACGCATGCTGAAAGCCGGCAGCTACTGGCTGTTTGGCGAAGATGTGAAAGTGTATGACATCAATACTGCTTTCACCGCACCGGTAGAACTCAACATTCTCCTGCAGGATGCAGCACTCGCCGAGGCGCTGCACGTCATCGACGTAAAAGAAACGGAGATCGTACTGCTGTACGAGAACGGTTTACTGAAAAAAGTGCTTACTACCGGAAGGTACACTTTCTGGAAAAACCTGATCGAATACAAATTCGTAAGGGCCGACATCAGCAAAGTGAACATTACGGAGAATATAGACCGTTCCACGCTGAACCATAAACTGGTAGCGCCTTTCGTAAGGTCCACCGTGGTGGAGAACTACGAAAAGGCAGTGCTGCTGATCGATGGAAAATACGAAATCACCCTCTCTCACGGTACCTACTACTGGTGGAAGAATGATATCCCTGTCCTGGTCAGCAAGGTGGACATGAGACAGCGCCAGCTGGAGATCAACGGACAGGAAATCCTGACCAAAGACAAGGCTGCACTGCGGACCAACGCCTGGGCACAGTACCGGGTAGACAACATCGAAAAAGCGATGCTGCTCAACAAGGACCATGAAAAACAGTTGTATGTCCTTTTCCAGCTGGCACTGCGGGAATACATCGCGGGCCTCGGCTTCGATGAGCTGATGGAGAAAAAAGACGCGCTGTCTGCCTTCGTACTGGAGGCTGTCAGCAAAAATGCGGAGGCATTGGGCGTCACCATCACCAGCTTCGGCATCCGGGACATCATCCTGCCGGGCGACGTGAAAGACATCATGAACCAGGTACTGGTGGCGGAGAAAAAAGCGCAGGCCAATATCATCATGAGAAGGGAAGAAACCGCCAGCACCAGGAGCCTGCTGAATACCGCCAAACTGATGGAGGACAATCCCATGCTGTTCAAGCTGAAAGAAATGGAATATGTGGAGAAAATCGCGGAGAAAATCAACAACATCAGCGTTTCCGGCAACGGTGTGCTGATAGATCAGCTCCGGCAGCTCTTCATCAGCAAATAA